From the Paramormyrops kingsleyae isolate MSU_618 chromosome 7, PKINGS_0.4, whole genome shotgun sequence genome, one window contains:
- the nop56 gene encoding nucleolar protein 56 isoform X2, with translation MVLLHVLFEHAAGYALFAVKEVEEIGMLLPQVEESVLNIGKLNNILKLAAFFPFKSAQAALENINAVSEGVVHADLKLFLETNLPPGGKKKKVLLGVSDTKIGAALQEEIGVSIQTGGVVAELMRGIRVHFHSLVKGLTDQAASKAQLGLGHSYSRAKVKFNVNRADNMIIQSIALLDQLDKDINTFSMRVREWYGYHFPELIKIVSDNTTYCRLARLIGNRKELSEESLATLEEVVMDSAKAQAILDASRSSMGMDISPIDLINIESFSSRVVSLAEYRLELQEYLRSKMGQVAPNLAALIGEVVGARLISHAGSLTNLAKYPASTVQILGAEKALFRALKTRGNTPKYGLIFHSTFIGRAAAKNKGRISRYLANKCTIASRIDCFSEVPTSVFGDKLRDQVEERLSFYETGETPRKNLDVMKEAVIEAGEVAAEIKRKLDKKEKKRKKREKRKLEALADAEDDDGVNAETNGEEHEETEADVVVKKKKKKHAEEEMTIENGTEMKKKKKRSEVVEAELVEEPPQPEKKKKKHKSGNS, from the exons ATG GTGCTGCTGCACGTGCTGTTCGAGCACGCGGCGGGCTACGCGCTCTTCGCCGTGAAGGAGGTGGAAGAGATCGGCATGCTGCTTCCGCAG GTAGAAGAAAGTGTGCTCAATATTGGAAAACTCAATAATATCCTGAAACTGGCAGCGTTCTTCCCCTTCAAGTCTGCTCAAGCTGCTCTGGAAAACATAAATGCCGTTTCTGAAG GAGTTGTGCATGCCGACCTTAAACTATTTCTTGAGACtaacctgccccctggtgggaAGAAGAAGAAAGTGCTTCTGGGTGTGTCTGACACGAAGATTGGAGCAGCATTGCAAGAGGAGATTGGGGTCTCCATCCAGACTGGGGGTGTTGTGGCTGAACTGATGAGAG GTATCCGTGTGCATTTCCATTCTCTTGTGAAAGGCCTGACTGATCAGGCTGCTTCCAAAGCCCAGCTTGGCTTGGGGCATAGCTATTCCAGAGCCAAAGTCAAATTTAATGTGAACAGAGCTGACAACATGATCATCCAGTCCATTGCTCTTCTGGACCAGCTGGACAAAGACATCAATACATTCTCCATGCGTGTGCG TGAATGGTACGGCTACCACTTCCCAGAACTTATCAAGATAGTGAGCGACAACACCACGTACTGCCGCTTGGCGCGGCTCATCGGCAACCGTAAGGAGCTTAGCGAAGAGTCCTTGGCGACATTGGAGGAAGTGGTTATGGATAGTGCTAAGGCTCAGGCCATCTTGGATGCCTCACGCAGCTCCATGG GTATGGACATATCCCCCATCGACCTAATTAACATCGAGAGCTTCTCCAGCCGGGTCGTGTCCCTAGCAGAGTACAGGCTGGAGCTCCAGGAGTATCTGCGCTCGAAGATGGGGCAGGTGGCCCCAAACCTGGCTGCCCTCATTGGCGAAGTG GTTGGGGCTCGTCTTATATCCCACGCCGGCAGCTTGACCAATCTGGCGAAGTACCCCGCCTCCACAGTGCAGATTCTGGGAGCTGAAAAGGCCCTGTTCAG AGCTTTGAAGACTCGAGGAAACACTCCTAAATATGGGTTGATCTTCCACTCCACCTTCATCGGCCGCGCTGCAGCCAAGAACAAGGGTCGCATCAGCCGCTACCTGGCAAACAAGTGCACCATCGCCTCGCGCATTGACTGTTTTTCAG AGGTACCCACCAGTGTGTTTGGGGACAAGCTGAGGGATCAGGTAGAGGAACGCCTGTCCTTCTATGAGACGGGAGAAACGCCACGGAAGAACCTTgatgtgatgaaggaggctGTGATCGAG GCTGGAGAAGTGGCTGCTGAAATCAAGCGCAAGCTGgacaagaaagaaaagaaacgAAAGAAGCGTGAAAAAAGAAAGCTGGAAGCCCTTGCTGATGCAGAGGATGATGACGGAGTGAACGCAGAGACCAATGGGGAG GAACATGAAGAGACTGAGGCAGATGTTGTggtgaagaaaaagaaaaagaagcatGCAGAAGAGGAGATGACGATTGAGAATGGCACTGagatgaagaagaaaaagaaacggAGTGAGGTGGTAGAAGCAGAGCTTGTAGAGGAGCCACCACAGccggagaagaagaagaagaaacatAAGAGTGGAAACTCATAG
- the nop56 gene encoding nucleolar protein 56 isoform X1: MVLLHVLFEHAAGYALFAVKEVEEIGMLLPQVEESVLNIGKLNNILKLAAFFPFKSAQAALENINAVSEGVVHADLKLFLETNLPPGGKKKKVLLGVSDTKIGAALQEEIGVSIQTGGVVAELMRGIRVHFHSLVKGLTDQAASKAQLGLGHSYSRAKVKFNVNRADNMIIQSIALLDQLDKDINTFSMRVREWYGYHFPELIKIVSDNTTYCRLARLIGNRKELSEESLATLEEVVMDSAKAQAILDASRSSMGMDISPIDLINIESFSSRVVSLAEYRLELQEYLRSKMGQVAPNLAALIGEVVGARLISHAGSLTNLAKYPASTVQILGAEKALFRALKTRGNTPKYGLIFHSTFIGRAAAKNKGRISRYLANKCTIASRIDCFSEVPTSVFGDKLRDQVEERLSFYETGETPRKNLDVMKEAVIEAGEVAAEIKRKLDKKEKKRKKREKRKLEALADAEDDDGVNAETNGEQEHEETEADVVVKKKKKKHAEEEMTIENGTEMKKKKKRSEVVEAELVEEPPQPEKKKKKHKSGNS, from the exons ATG GTGCTGCTGCACGTGCTGTTCGAGCACGCGGCGGGCTACGCGCTCTTCGCCGTGAAGGAGGTGGAAGAGATCGGCATGCTGCTTCCGCAG GTAGAAGAAAGTGTGCTCAATATTGGAAAACTCAATAATATCCTGAAACTGGCAGCGTTCTTCCCCTTCAAGTCTGCTCAAGCTGCTCTGGAAAACATAAATGCCGTTTCTGAAG GAGTTGTGCATGCCGACCTTAAACTATTTCTTGAGACtaacctgccccctggtgggaAGAAGAAGAAAGTGCTTCTGGGTGTGTCTGACACGAAGATTGGAGCAGCATTGCAAGAGGAGATTGGGGTCTCCATCCAGACTGGGGGTGTTGTGGCTGAACTGATGAGAG GTATCCGTGTGCATTTCCATTCTCTTGTGAAAGGCCTGACTGATCAGGCTGCTTCCAAAGCCCAGCTTGGCTTGGGGCATAGCTATTCCAGAGCCAAAGTCAAATTTAATGTGAACAGAGCTGACAACATGATCATCCAGTCCATTGCTCTTCTGGACCAGCTGGACAAAGACATCAATACATTCTCCATGCGTGTGCG TGAATGGTACGGCTACCACTTCCCAGAACTTATCAAGATAGTGAGCGACAACACCACGTACTGCCGCTTGGCGCGGCTCATCGGCAACCGTAAGGAGCTTAGCGAAGAGTCCTTGGCGACATTGGAGGAAGTGGTTATGGATAGTGCTAAGGCTCAGGCCATCTTGGATGCCTCACGCAGCTCCATGG GTATGGACATATCCCCCATCGACCTAATTAACATCGAGAGCTTCTCCAGCCGGGTCGTGTCCCTAGCAGAGTACAGGCTGGAGCTCCAGGAGTATCTGCGCTCGAAGATGGGGCAGGTGGCCCCAAACCTGGCTGCCCTCATTGGCGAAGTG GTTGGGGCTCGTCTTATATCCCACGCCGGCAGCTTGACCAATCTGGCGAAGTACCCCGCCTCCACAGTGCAGATTCTGGGAGCTGAAAAGGCCCTGTTCAG AGCTTTGAAGACTCGAGGAAACACTCCTAAATATGGGTTGATCTTCCACTCCACCTTCATCGGCCGCGCTGCAGCCAAGAACAAGGGTCGCATCAGCCGCTACCTGGCAAACAAGTGCACCATCGCCTCGCGCATTGACTGTTTTTCAG AGGTACCCACCAGTGTGTTTGGGGACAAGCTGAGGGATCAGGTAGAGGAACGCCTGTCCTTCTATGAGACGGGAGAAACGCCACGGAAGAACCTTgatgtgatgaaggaggctGTGATCGAG GCTGGAGAAGTGGCTGCTGAAATCAAGCGCAAGCTGgacaagaaagaaaagaaacgAAAGAAGCGTGAAAAAAGAAAGCTGGAAGCCCTTGCTGATGCAGAGGATGATGACGGAGTGAACGCAGAGACCAATGGGGAG CAGGAACATGAAGAGACTGAGGCAGATGTTGTggtgaagaaaaagaaaaagaagcatGCAGAAGAGGAGATGACGATTGAGAATGGCACTGagatgaagaagaaaaagaaacggAGTGAGGTGGTAGAAGCAGAGCTTGTAGAGGAGCCACCACAGccggagaagaagaagaagaaacatAAGAGTGGAAACTCATAG